One Halomonas sp. M4R1S46 genomic window carries:
- a CDS encoding IS481 family transposase yields MNTHKNARLTPHGRALLVRRVVDEGLRPEEVAQAQGVSVRTVYKWVRRYRQEGEAGLQNRSSRPRRCPHAVPAEVREQVLERRQQRQTYRQIAERLGIGHSTVARLLEREGLNRLSALTPARPVNRYEHDAPGDLLHLDIKKLGRFERPGHRVTGDRQQNTRGAGWEYVHIAIDDHSRVAFGTRYPDETGWSACYALLEAVRYYRNLGIRFTRVLTDNGGCYKSKPFRRLCRRLGLKRKRTRPYTPRTNGKAERFIQTALREWAYARSYISSEERGRHLPAWLHQYNWHRPHASLDYRPPVSRLRLSVNNLVGLHN; encoded by the coding sequence ATGAACACCCATAAGAATGCCCGTCTCACACCGCATGGTCGAGCCCTGCTGGTCCGCCGAGTCGTTGACGAAGGGCTCCGGCCCGAGGAGGTCGCCCAGGCTCAGGGCGTCAGTGTGAGGACGGTCTACAAGTGGGTGCGCCGCTACCGGCAAGAGGGTGAGGCCGGGCTGCAGAACCGCTCTTCTCGTCCCCGTCGCTGCCCTCATGCGGTCCCTGCCGAGGTTCGCGAGCAGGTCCTCGAGCGTCGCCAGCAGCGCCAGACCTACCGTCAGATCGCCGAGCGGTTAGGGATCGGACACAGCACGGTCGCACGGCTCCTCGAACGCGAGGGGCTGAATCGTCTCTCGGCCTTGACACCTGCCCGTCCCGTGAATCGTTACGAGCATGACGCGCCGGGAGATCTACTGCACCTGGACATCAAGAAACTCGGCCGCTTCGAACGCCCAGGGCATCGTGTCACCGGCGATCGCCAGCAGAACACGCGGGGCGCCGGCTGGGAGTATGTTCACATCGCCATCGACGATCACTCGCGGGTCGCTTTCGGCACCCGCTATCCTGATGAAACCGGTTGGAGTGCGTGCTATGCCCTATTGGAGGCCGTGCGTTACTACAGGAACCTGGGAATTCGCTTCACGCGCGTGCTGACCGACAATGGTGGATGCTACAAATCCAAGCCGTTCCGCCGCCTGTGCCGGCGTCTGGGACTGAAGCGCAAACGCACTCGACCCTATACGCCCCGCACCAATGGCAAGGCAGAGCGGTTCATTCAGACCGCGCTGCGGGAATGGGCCTACGCCCGGTCATACATCAGCTCGGAGGAGCGAGGCAGGCATCTGCCTGCCTGGCTTCATCAGTACAACTGGCATCGGCCACATGCCAGTCTGGATTATCGGCCTCCGGTTAGCCGGCTGAGGCTTTCCGTGAACAACCTGGTGGGTTTACACAACTAG
- a CDS encoding Smr/MutS family protein translates to MSRRRQRPDADEISAFRQALSEAGVRPIHSNRADPGRPRRTDEASRERRAAATAAREGVAGGRTSDGRVEAVRPSEYLDFALPDLPYRTRSQLKRGQIPWAAGLDLHGHTLEEARSELEAFLADALAAQARCVLVVHGKAWGSTADYPVIKSHVNAWLREWPSVLAFCSASEVDGGTGAVYVLLRRRRGEG, encoded by the coding sequence ATGAGCCGACGCCGACAACGCCCGGACGCCGACGAGATCAGTGCCTTTCGTCAGGCCCTGAGCGAGGCCGGCGTGCGCCCGATCCACAGTAACCGAGCCGATCCCGGACGCCCCAGGCGGACGGACGAGGCGAGCCGGGAACGCCGTGCCGCGGCCACCGCCGCCCGCGAGGGCGTCGCCGGCGGCCGCACCTCCGATGGCCGCGTCGAGGCGGTGCGCCCGTCCGAGTATCTCGACTTCGCCCTGCCCGACCTGCCCTACCGCACCCGCAGCCAGCTCAAGCGCGGCCAGATTCCCTGGGCGGCCGGCCTCGACCTGCACGGCCACACCCTGGAGGAGGCGCGCAGCGAGCTCGAGGCCTTCCTGGCCGACGCCCTGGCGGCCCAGGCACGCTGCGTGCTGGTGGTCCACGGCAAGGCCTGGGGCAGCACCGCCGACTACCCGGTGATCAAGAGTCACGTGAATGCCTGGCTGCGCGAGTGGCCCAGCGTGCTGGCCTTCTGCTCGGCCAGCGAGGTCGACGGCGGCACCGGTGCGGTCTATGTGCTGCTGCGCCGTCGCCGCGGCGAGGGCTGA
- the prmB gene encoding 50S ribosomal protein L3 N(5)-glutamine methyltransferase — protein MAESPASPSSSTLALTDDALVEGLVTLRDCLRWTASEFHLAGLHYGHGTDSAWDEAVALTLGALHLPWDVDPGVQDARLLPMERARIVGLVRERIATRRPLPYLLGEAFFAGAPFSVDERVLIPRSPIAELIEHGFGAWFPVEPPARVLDLCTGSGCIGIATALHLSTCEVDLADVSPEALEVARINITRHDVGDRVRAVESDVFDGLAGRRYELIVSNPPYVDARDLTTMPAEFRHEPGLALGAGRDGLDIVRRILREARAHLSDDGVLIVEVGNSDHHLEAAFPEVPFLWLEFERGGQGVFALTAAELDAHAASFS, from the coding sequence GTGGCCGAATCTCCCGCTTCACCGTCTTCCTCCACCCTGGCGCTCACCGATGACGCCCTCGTCGAGGGCCTGGTCACCCTGAGGGACTGCCTGCGCTGGACCGCCAGCGAGTTCCACCTGGCCGGCCTGCACTACGGGCACGGCACCGACTCCGCCTGGGACGAGGCCGTGGCGCTGACCCTCGGCGCCCTCCACCTGCCCTGGGATGTCGACCCCGGGGTGCAGGACGCGCGGCTGCTGCCCATGGAGCGGGCGCGGATCGTCGGCCTGGTGCGCGAGCGCATCGCCACGCGACGGCCGCTGCCCTACCTGCTCGGCGAGGCCTTCTTCGCCGGGGCCCCCTTCAGCGTTGACGAGCGGGTACTGATCCCGCGCTCGCCCATCGCCGAGCTCATCGAGCATGGCTTCGGCGCCTGGTTCCCGGTCGAGCCCCCGGCGCGGGTCCTCGACCTGTGCACCGGCTCGGGCTGCATCGGCATCGCCACGGCCCTGCACCTGTCCACCTGCGAGGTCGACCTGGCCGATGTCAGCCCCGAGGCGCTGGAGGTGGCACGCATCAACATCACCCGGCACGACGTCGGCGACCGGGTCCGGGCCGTCGAGTCGGACGTCTTCGACGGCCTGGCCGGCCGGCGCTACGAGCTGATCGTCTCCAACCCGCCCTACGTGGATGCCCGGGACCTGACCACCATGCCGGCCGAGTTCCGCCATGAGCCGGGCCTGGCCCTGGGTGCCGGCCGTGACGGCCTGGATATCGTGCGGCGTATCCTGCGCGAGGCTCGGGCGCATCTCAGCGACGACGGCGTGCTGATCGTCGAGGTGGGCAACTCCGACCACCACCTGGAGGCCGCCTTCCCCGAGGTGCCCTTCCTGTGGCTGGAATTCGAGCGCGGCGGCCAGGGCGTGTTCGCCCTCACCGCCGCGGAACTCGACGCCCATGCGGCGTCCTTCAGCTGA